The proteins below are encoded in one region of Coffea arabica cultivar ET-39 chromosome 4c, Coffea Arabica ET-39 HiFi, whole genome shotgun sequence:
- the LOC140005017 gene encoding protein SMALL AUXIN UP-REGULATED RNA 51-like, translating to MDSKKSNKITEIVRLQQILKKWKKLAAKGTGGSSLISHTGTTSTNNTNSSGGSSNSSKSIKFLKKTQSFSERESSSSLNNGAVSGGSSDVVPKGYLAVCVGEELKRFVIPMEYLGHQAFGILLREAEEEFGFQQEGVLKIPCQVAVFEKILKMMDESRDGARNLFLGGLKCIKKIFL from the coding sequence ATGGATTCAAAGAAGTCTAACAAAATCACAGAAATAGTTAGGCTTCAACAGATTctcaagaaatggaagaagctCGCGGCCAAAGGTACCGGCGGCAGCAGCTTAATAAGCCACACCGGCACCACTAGTACCAACAACACTAACAGCAGTGGCGGCAGCAGTAATAGTAGTAAGAGCATCAAGTTCCTCAAGAAAACACAGTCTTTCTCTGAAAGAGAAAGCAGCAGCTCCCTAAATAACGGTGCGGTCTCGGGTGGCTCCAGCGACGTGGTGCCCAAAGGGTATCTAGCAGTATGCGTGGGAGAAGAGCTCAAGAGATTTGTGATCCCAATGGAGTATCTGGGTCACCAAGCTTTTGGGATTCTACTCAGAGAAGCTGAAGAAGAGTTCGGGTTCCAACAAGAAGGAGTTCTAAAGATCCCTTGCCAAGTTGCTGTGTTTGAGAAGATCCTGAAGATGATGGACGAGAGCAGGGACGGagccagaaatttatttttgggggggctgaagtgtattaaaaaaatttttttgtga